The Plasmodium yoelii strain 17X genome assembly, chromosome: 1 genome contains a region encoding:
- a CDS encoding cytosolic Fe-S cluster assembly factor NAR1, putative — translation MFSNAIKLENLNDYLNDAEECIKPFLYTSNVNENKIEKPNLININKKKNIKNVKNKNNNERGEISLTDCLACSGCVTNEETNFLKNQNAIEILNNLKKKKINIISLSLQSLTALSVYYKLPIYTTQKKLCFFFKSLNFDYVYDSSLSELIALDQAKQEFLSYFYKKNPELYEQTNSKIDTTHTFRNDAKLGDKPFEGVLKKIKNKVINNEKKREKDNTNQSQYNQKNKPIKLNNDKEILNDYESSPDNKWDERYPVICSHCTGSVIYGEKKLDDNLLNAFSKLRSSQDIQGIILKLLHVQNNLYTYPLLKKQLINTFFDTYKYKLKFIKSFEKYYLKNSKLLKSAKENEKEKENEKGKENENDPTNSTQTYEHAPVSIYEINHVYLLYCFDKKLESQRNHISQKDAIDKNIAKYLNYFNLNCFNLNCFNMNDVDNRGDINNFYNKTTKTNLANDFYSVDSVLTTIELVELINKLQINFYALPEINIDNIYSLFEKINKFQLSNNNINIDITNTMDIKNFKEKKKKKKIQNNFDENTVLNKDTNFSESLHFIYKNMSDKIIRCSNKNNISMGYGEEIFKYVCNEIYGFNINENNFIFKYNDIIVFSLYENDICVFRVVLSYGFKSMYSVLKKIKEEKYIKRKEIKKNVEKIYNIKITYNLHFNGQIDYVELMACEKGCLFGCAQNIFDEYSIPDFSTCSCYNLNIFKKVAEQTIIQNFDFLSIENTNKNSFSKNDEIPNYISCSSSQHKTSYINKLPSTQIKYNENKKTDKEKLFQVLYNQIHNDEYTKYVNSKESTKNLTVNSFLNNLFNIFNTKTFHIFKTTLTSKKKMDIINW, via the coding sequence atgttttcaAATGCAATAAAATTAGAAAACTTGAATGATTATTTGAACGATGCTGAAGAATGTATAAagccatttttatatacgtCAAatgttaatgaaaataaaatagagaAACCTAATTtgattaatattaataagaaaaaaaatataaaaaatgtaaaaaacaaaaacaatAATGAGAGAGGTGAAATTTCATTAACTGATTGTTTGGCATGTAGTGGATGTGTTACTAATGAAGaaacaaattttttaaaaaatcaaaatgcCATTGagatattaaataatttaaaaaaaaaaaaaattaacattaTTTCGTTATCATTACAAAGTTTAACAGCCTTGTctgtatattataaattgCCAATTTATACAactcaaaaaaaattatgttttttttttaaatcactAAATTTTGACTATGTTTATGATTCATCTTTAAGTGAATTAATTGCATTAGATCAAGCAAAACAAGAATTcctttcatatttttataaaaaaaatccaGAATTATATGAACAGACAAATTCTAAAATTGATACCACACACACATTTAGGAATGATGCCAAATTGGGGGATAAACCATTTGAAGGagtcttaaaaaaaattaaaaataaagtaataaataatgaaaaaaaaagagaaaaagaTAATACTAATCAATCTCAatataatcaaaaaaataaacccATAAAACTTAATAATGACAAGGAAATATTAAATGATTATGAATCTTCGCCTGATAATAAATGGGATGAAAGATATCCAGTAATATGTTCACATTGTACTGGTAGTGTTATATATGGAGAAAAAAAACTTGatgataatttattaaacgCATTTAGTAAATTAAGAAGTAGTCAAGATATACAAGGAATCATTTTAAAACTGTTACATGTTCAGAATAATTTGTATACATATCCTTTACTCAAAAAACAACTTATTAACACATTCTTTGATACGTATAagtataaattaaaatttataaaaagcTTCGAGAAATATTACCTAAAAAATAGCAAGCTATTAAAAAGTGCAAAAGAAAACGAAAAGGAAAAAGAAAACGAAAAGGGAAAAGAAAACGAAAACGACCCAACAAATTCAACCCAAACTTACGAACATGCCCCTGTCTCAATTTATGAAATAAACCACGTTTATTTGTTATATTGCtttgataaaaaattggAATCACAAAGAAATCATATTTCACAAAAAGATGctattgataaaaatatagcaaAATATTTGAACTACTTTAATTTGAACTGCTTTAATTTGAACTGCTTTAATATGAACGATGTAGATAATCGTGgggatataaataatttttataacaaaACTACGAAAACAAATTTAGCAAACGATTTTTATTCTGTGGATTCAGTTTTAACCACTATAGAACTTGTtgaattaattaataaattgcaaataaatttttatgcattacctgaaataaatattgataatatttattccctttttgaaaaaataaacaaatttcaattatcaaataataatataaatattgataTCACAAATACTatggatataaaaaattttaaagaaaaaaaaaaaaaaaaaaaaatacaaaataattttgatgaaaatactgtattaaataaagatacaAATTTTAGCGAATCtctacattttatttataaaaatatgtctgataaaataattcgatgtagtaataaaaataatatttcaatgGGTTATGGAGAAGAAATATTCAAATATGTATGTAATGAAATTTATggttttaatataaatgaaaataattttattttcaaatataatGACATAAttgtattttctttatatgaAAACGATATTTGTGTGTTCAGAGTTGTTTTATCATATGGTTTTAAAAGTATGTATagtgttttaaaaaaaataaaagaagaaaaatatataaagagaaaagaaataaaaaaaaatgttgaaaaaatatacaatatcaaaattaCATATAATCTTCATTTTAATGGTCAAATTGATTATGTCGAATTAATGGCTTGTGAAAAAGGATGCCTTTTTGGATGTGCACAAAATATTTTCGATGAATATAGTATTCCTGATTTTTCTACATGTTCATGTTATAatcttaatatttttaaaaaagttgCTGAGCAAACTATCATACAAAATTTTGATTTTCTTTCCATAGAAAATACtaataaaaattcattttcaaaaaatgacGAAATACCAAATTATATATCCTGTTCAAGTAGCCAACATAAAACatcttatataaataaattaccATCTACccaaattaaatataatgaaaataaaaaaactgataaagaaaaattatttcaagttttatataaccAAATTCATAATGAcgaatatacaaaatatgttAATTCAAAAGAATCCACAAAAAATTTAACTGTTAACTCATTTTTAAACAAtctttttaacatttttaacacAAAAacttttcatatatttaaaaccaCTTTAACttcaaaaaagaaaatggacATAATTAATTGGTAG